In Gadus macrocephalus chromosome 11, ASM3116895v1, a single genomic region encodes these proteins:
- the mxd1 gene encoding max dimerization protein 1: protein MAAFGMVQMLIEAAEYLDRREREAEHGYASLLPFTSSKERDNLKRKSKSKKNTSSRSTHNEMEKNRRANLRQCLERLKSLVPLGADTSRHTTLSLLMKAKDHISRLEDSERRAQHTLEQLQRERRHLRRRLEQLGVERTRMDSTGSTRSDDDDKSDSDQEDLEVDVEGTDLLLGDLEWSSSSGGESGDERGSPRGSSCSDEGYSSASLRRLQDSLEEAKQLGCSL, encoded by the exons AAGCGGAGCATGGCTACGCCTCGCTGCTGCCCTTCACCAGCAGTAAAGAGAGGGACAACCTCAAACgcaagagcaagagcaagaagAACACAAGTAGCAG GTCTACGCACAACGAAATGGAAAAGAACAG acgGGCTAACCTACGGCAGTGTCTGGAGCGGTTGAAGTCTCTGGTCCCGCTGGGTGCGGACACCAGCAGACACACCACCCTCAGCCTGCTGATGAAGGCCAAGGACCACAtatcg cgGCTGGAGGACAGCGAGCGGCGGGCGCAGCACACTCTGGAGCAGCTGCAGCGGGAGCGGCGCCACCTGCGGCGGCGGCTGGAGCAGCTGGGGGTGGAGCGGACGCGCATGGACAGCACCGGCTCCACCCGctccgacgacgacgacaagtCCGACTCGGACCAGG AGGACCTGGAGGTGGACGTGGAGGGCACCGACCTGCTGCTCGGGGACCTGGAGTGGAGCTCCAGCAGCGGGGGCGAGTCGGGCGACGAGCGGGGCAGCCCGCGGGGCAGCAGCTGCAGTGACGAGGGCTACTCCTCCGCCAGCCTGCGCCGGCTGCAGGACTCCCTGGAGGAGGCCAAGCAGCTAGGCTGCAGCCTGTAG